One genomic segment of Roseovarius carneus includes these proteins:
- a CDS encoding KpsF/GutQ family sugar-phosphate isomerase, with product MTQTPSPSEIAREVLRIESDALAQMRDALPDSFDAVVALLLKVQGRVIVSGMGKSGHIAHKIAATMASTGTPAQAVHPGEASHGDLGMITGADAVILISNSGETRELADIIAHTRRFAIPLIAITRNVGSALAVQADHLLPLPDAPEACGIGMAPTTSTTCTLALGDALAVALMRLRGFERENFLAFHPGGTLGAQLLQVRAVMHSGAALPIVSEDTDMGETLLEMTAKGFGVAAVVTDGRLAGVITDGDLRRNLASLMDRTAGEIATRDPRTTRPEVLISEALGVMNAAKISALFVVDGDGTLRGLVHIHDVLRTGVV from the coding sequence ATGACCCAGACCCCTAGCCCGTCCGAGATCGCCCGCGAGGTTCTCAGGATCGAAAGTGATGCATTGGCGCAGATGCGCGATGCGCTGCCAGATAGCTTTGACGCGGTGGTGGCGTTGCTGCTGAAAGTGCAGGGGCGGGTGATTGTCTCAGGAATGGGGAAATCGGGCCATATCGCGCACAAGATTGCGGCCACGATGGCCAGCACGGGCACGCCTGCGCAAGCGGTACATCCCGGTGAGGCGAGCCATGGTGATCTGGGCATGATCACGGGTGCGGATGCGGTGATCCTGATCTCCAATTCCGGCGAGACGCGGGAATTGGCCGATATCATCGCGCATACGCGGCGCTTTGCGATTCCGCTGATTGCGATCACGCGCAATGTAGGATCGGCGCTGGCGGTGCAGGCGGATCATCTCCTGCCCCTGCCCGATGCGCCCGAAGCCTGCGGGATCGGCATGGCCCCTACGACCAGCACGACCTGCACATTGGCGCTGGGCGATGCTCTGGCGGTGGCCCTGATGCGGCTTCGGGGGTTCGAGCGGGAGAATTTTCTGGCCTTTCATCCCGGTGGCACGCTGGGGGCGCAACTTTTACAGGTGCGCGCGGTCATGCATTCAGGGGCTGCCCTGCCTATCGTGTCGGAGGACACGGATATGGGCGAGACGCTTTTGGAGATGACGGCCAAGGGATTTGGTGTGGCCGCCGTTGTGACGGATGGCAGGCTTGCGGGTGTGATCACCGATGGGGATTTGCGGCGCAACCTTGCGAGTTTGATGGACCGCACAGCGGGTGAGATCGCCACGCGCGATCCGCGCACCACACGGCCTGAGGTGCTGATCTCGGAGGCGCTGGGCGTGATGAACGCGGCCAAGATCTCGGCGCTTTTTGTGGTGGATGGGGACGGCACGCTGCGCGGGTTGGTGCACATCCATGATGTGCTGCGCACTGGCGTAGTCTAG
- a CDS encoding UDP-glucose dehydrogenase family protein codes for MKIAMIGTGYVGLVSGVCFSDFGHDVICVDRDPAKIAMLEAGEVPIFEPGLDTLMNKNVEAGRLSFTTDLKTAVEGAEAVFIAVGTPTRRGDGHADLSYVMAAAEEIAMAASDYLVIVTKSTVPVGTNRQVKQVVKKARPDLEFDVASNPEFLREGAAIDDFMKPDRIVVGVQTERAGEVMADIYRPLYLRDFPILTTDLESAEMIKYAANAFLAMKITFINEIAALCERTGADVKRVSHGIGLDGRIGNKFLHAGPGYGGSCFPKDTKALARIGQEHGLPMQITEKVITVNEEIKRRMTEKLRDLCDGSFNGKTIAVLGVTFKPNTDDMRDAPSLTIVPALVGGGAKVRVVDPQGRREGEALLPGVSWHDDPYKAANNADLIVLLTEWNEFRALDLKRLAKKMATPRMADLRNIYDPKDARRAGFEAYEPVGRAGYGPTPEA; via the coding sequence ATGAAAATCGCGATGATCGGCACGGGTTATGTCGGCCTTGTCTCCGGGGTGTGTTTTTCGGATTTCGGTCATGATGTGATCTGTGTGGACCGCGATCCCGCCAAGATTGCCATGCTGGAAGCAGGCGAGGTGCCGATCTTCGAGCCGGGGCTGGACACGCTGATGAACAAAAATGTCGAGGCCGGGCGGCTGTCGTTCACCACCGATCTGAAAACGGCTGTCGAGGGTGCCGAGGCCGTATTTATCGCCGTGGGCACGCCCACACGGCGCGGTGACGGGCACGCCGATCTCAGCTATGTCATGGCCGCAGCCGAAGAGATTGCCATGGCCGCCAGTGATTATCTGGTCATTGTGACCAAATCCACCGTGCCGGTGGGGACCAACCGACAGGTCAAGCAGGTGGTCAAGAAGGCCCGGCCCGATCTGGAGTTCGATGTGGCCTCCAACCCCGAATTCCTGCGCGAAGGGGCCGCGATTGATGACTTCATGAAACCCGACCGCATTGTCGTCGGCGTGCAGACCGAGCGCGCGGGCGAGGTGATGGCCGACATTTACCGGCCACTATATTTGCGCGATTTCCCGATCCTGACGACCGATCTGGAATCAGCCGAGATGATCAAATATGCAGCCAACGCGTTTCTGGCGATGAAGATCACCTTCATCAACGAAATCGCGGCGCTCTGTGAGCGCACCGGCGCGGATGTGAAGCGGGTGAGCCACGGCATCGGCCTTGACGGGCGCATTGGCAACAAGTTCCTGCACGCAGGCCCCGGCTATGGCGGAAGCTGTTTTCCCAAAGATACCAAGGCGCTGGCGCGGATCGGCCAAGAGCATGGATTGCCCATGCAGATCACCGAAAAGGTGATCACCGTGAACGAGGAAATCAAACGCCGGATGACTGAGAAACTGCGCGATCTGTGCGATGGCAGCTTTAACGGCAAGACGATTGCGGTGCTGGGCGTAACGTTCAAACCCAACACCGACGATATGCGCGACGCGCCGTCGCTGACCATCGTGCCCGCCCTTGTGGGCGGCGGTGCAAAAGTGCGCGTGGTGGACCCCCAAGGGCGGCGCGAGGGCGAGGCCCTGCTTCCGGGCGTGTCGTGGCATGATGACCCTTACAAGGCCGCAAACAATGCCGATCTGATCGTGCTTTTGACCGAGTGGAACGAATTTCGCGCGCTTGATCTCAAGCGTCTGGCCAAGAAGATGGCGACCCCCCGCATGGCCGATCTGCGCAACATTTATGACCCCAAAGATGCCAGGCGCGCCGGGTTTGAGGCATATGAACCCGTTGGCCGCGCGGGCTACGGCCCCACGCCCGAGGCGTAG
- the trhO gene encoding oxygen-dependent tRNA uridine(34) hydroxylase TrhO — translation MYTIAALYHFTRFEDPDALRAPLAALCAEEGITGILLLAPEGINGTIAGPRTGVDAVLAHLRALPGCEGLIHKESTAEQQPFGRLRVRVKAEIVTMGQPDVDPLSGTGRYVEPADWNALITSPDVAVIDTRNDYEVAIGTFEGAVDPKTDSFRDFPAWWAANKERFEGKRIAMFCTGGIRCEKSTNFLLGQGAQEVYHLKGGILKYLEEVPEDDSTWQGECFVFDGRVSVGHGLRPGPHRLCHACRRPILPEDEARPEFEEGVSCHHCVAETSEDDKNRFRERQKQIALSAARGERHMLNIPGD, via the coding sequence ATGTATACAATTGCAGCGCTTTACCACTTCACCCGCTTTGAGGACCCGGATGCGCTGCGCGCGCCGCTGGCGGCTCTCTGCGCGGAGGAAGGGATTACGGGCATTCTTCTGCTCGCGCCCGAGGGGATCAACGGCACCATCGCCGGGCCGCGCACAGGCGTCGATGCGGTGCTGGCGCATCTGCGCGCCCTTCCGGGTTGCGAGGGTCTGATCCATAAGGAAAGCACCGCAGAGCAGCAGCCCTTTGGCAGGCTCCGCGTCCGCGTGAAGGCTGAGATCGTGACGATGGGTCAGCCCGATGTGGACCCTTTGAGCGGGACCGGGCGTTACGTGGAGCCCGCCGATTGGAACGCGCTCATCACCAGCCCTGATGTGGCCGTGATCGACACGCGCAACGATTACGAGGTGGCCATCGGCACGTTTGAGGGGGCCGTGGACCCCAAGACCGACAGTTTTCGCGATTTCCCCGCGTGGTGGGCCGCCAACAAGGAGCGGTTTGAGGGCAAGCGCATCGCGATGTTCTGCACCGGGGGCATCCGCTGCGAAAAATCCACCAACTTCCTGCTCGGGCAGGGGGCGCAGGAGGTGTATCACCTCAAGGGCGGCATCCTGAAATATCTCGAAGAGGTGCCGGAGGACGACAGCACATGGCAGGGCGAGTGCTTTGTCTTTGATGGGCGCGTGTCCGTGGGTCATGGGCTGAGACCCGGCCCGCACCGGCTCTGCCATGCCTGCCGCCGTCCAATCCTGCCCGAGGACGAGGCGCGCCCGGAGTTTGAGGAGGGCGTGTCCTGTCATCACTGCGTTGCGGAGACGAGCGAGGACGATAAGAACCGCTTCCGCGAGCGGCAAAAGCAGATCGCCCTATCCGCCGCGCGCGGCGAACGTCATATGCTGAACATCCCCGGCGACTGA
- the pncA gene encoding bifunctional nicotinamidase/pyrazinamidase: MTKALIVIDVQNDFCPGGALAVTGGDVIVPGINAAMTEFRTVVLTQDWHPAGHSSFASSHPGRAPMEMAEMSYGPQVLWPDHCVQGSAGAEFHAGLNVTRADLIIRKGYNPAIDSYSTFFENDQSTPTGLHGYLTERGITDLTMVGLATDFCVNYSAVDAARLGYAVRVETTLCRGIDMDGSLAAAEAGMRGAGVTLA; this comes from the coding sequence ATGACCAAGGCCCTGATCGTGATAGATGTGCAAAACGATTTCTGCCCCGGCGGCGCATTGGCGGTGACCGGAGGGGACGTGATCGTGCCGGGCATCAACGCCGCGATGACGGAGTTTCGCACCGTGGTTCTGACGCAGGACTGGCACCCGGCGGGACATTCCTCCTTCGCCTCGTCGCATCCCGGACGCGCGCCCATGGAAATGGCCGAGATGTCCTACGGCCCGCAAGTCCTGTGGCCCGATCATTGCGTGCAGGGCAGCGCGGGCGCGGAATTTCACGCAGGCCTGAACGTGACCCGCGCCGATCTGATCATCCGCAAGGGCTATAACCCCGCGATCGACAGCTATTCCACGTTTTTTGAGAATGACCAAAGCACGCCCACGGGGCTGCACGGATATTTGACCGAGCGGGGGATTACGGATCTGACGATGGTCGGCCTCGCCACGGATTTTTGCGTGAATTACTCGGCGGTGGATGCAGCCCGGCTGGGATATGCCGTGCGGGTGGAGACCACGCTCTGCCGGGGGATAGATATGGACGGATCGCTGGCAGCCGCCGAGGCCGGGATGCGCGGCGCGGGCGTCACCCTCGCTTGA
- a CDS encoding VanZ family protein: MPRVARLGLASCLTVLVILLILRFTLSVPSGGAPLPINDKLAHAIAFALLTLPLSWALPARWAFIVAVAVVFGAGIELVQPAFGRAREGLDLLADVVGAFAGAVAGVLLARLKRG, encoded by the coding sequence ATGCCGCGTGTGGCTCGGCTGGGCCTTGCATCGTGTTTAACCGTGTTGGTCATCCTGCTCATCTTGCGGTTCACGCTGAGCGTGCCCTCGGGAGGCGCGCCACTTCCAATCAATGATAAGCTGGCCCATGCAATCGCCTTTGCCCTTCTGACCCTGCCGTTGTCATGGGCGCTACCGGCGCGCTGGGCCTTTATCGTGGCGGTCGCCGTGGTCTTTGGGGCGGGGATTGAGCTTGTTCAGCCCGCCTTTGGCCGCGCGCGGGAGGGTCTGGACCTTCTGGCCGATGTGGTGGGCGCTTTTGCGGGCGCGGTGGCAGGTGTGCTTCTGGCCCGGCTCAAGCGAGGGTGA